The following is a genomic window from Acipenser ruthenus chromosome 19, fAciRut3.2 maternal haplotype, whole genome shotgun sequence.
ttctgtttagtttattgtaaaTCCAGTAACATATATGTTCTGTCATGCTATtttagtattttgttatttttttctgctaagTATTCTTTGTCACATAACTTCCTGATATCGGTGGTCTTTTAAGAATGTTTTAGTTTGTAATCAACATGAatgcatattttgtttaaaaggtTTGAAGTGgttcataaaaaaattaaaaccatgagtaaagcacattaaaacgaCCTCGATAGATAATTAAAATCATTCACATCGGCTTGCGCAATCCATACTGTTAAGGCTACCGTTACTTAACTACTTTTCAGTGAATTTAAGATTTCAAAAGTTGCATGCCACCTCTGCATTCAGATATATACTTCCACAATTAGATTGCAAATGCAAAATCTTTACAGGACCCTTTACTGTGACATATTAAGGGTAAAAAACGAGGATCATTACAAGTAATTATCTGTGTTAAAAAGACAGTGACTAATTTGTTATGAGATTAGACATATGCACTGGCAtccttttaaaatgcaattatttGTATACAACCAGAAAACCCTGGGATCTAAAACCTAGTAGACAAAAGCTACCCGCCCCCTATAGGCTTGATCCCGCaattaatgaattatttaatTAGGTGCAAAACCAACACATTTGATATGGCGGGGGATCTGGAGGGTTCGCCGGTTCCATGCTGTCCACATTAGTTGCATGTGTCAAAATGGCAAAACATTCTAGTCAGATTCAGAACTCTACACGTTCTGTGTGCATTCTCTGGTATCCTTATTGTGTTTGGGTTttataaagaaacacaattgaacAATAAGGGTTCAATAAGTAGATTCATCATATTAGGAATGCCTGATTGGAAGTTTTGGAACCCCCTAAATATGGTACTAATGGTTCTATAGAACGACCAGAGGAACTCTCTTTTCTGCCATACACCAAGATTACTACAACATAAGACATAAGATTGCACTGTAGATTCCTACATCGCTAATAAGCGATTATAGGTTAGTATTTTTGGTCTCATACTAGTACAAACCAAGACACGTCTGTAGCATATTTCAAATGTGTATCAAGATACCCTGTCCGTAAGAATAACTGAATTACAAATCATATCAGAAGGTGCCCattatgataaataaaataaatatgaaaagttCTGCAAATTGAACTTACCCACACATTCATTTGCCTCTCTGGCTGTTGCGCGTTGCCACGGTCTGTCATAGTGGAATGGTTTGCACCGGTCACACTCCGGCCCCGCAGTATTGTGCTTGCACTCGCAAACCAAATCGTCATCCCTGTCCTTGACGCACCTGGAAGCGTGGCCACTGCACTTGCAGCGCCCCCCGACCTGTAGGTCTGACACCGCGTAAAAATACGAGTCCCGAGCCAGCTCCGAATCGTCCTCGTTCTCGTCCCCAAAAGTGTGCAGGCGGCTGAATGCCACCTTGATGTCAGTGGCGGTCACCCAGTCCTGAAGAACGGGCGAATTGTCAAAGTCGTGAGCCGAGGGTCTACCATCCAGGGTGCTGAAGGCAATAAGTCCCCCGGAGAGCGGATGCATGTCGGTGTGGGAGTCGGTGCAGATCGCCTCCTGTTCGTTTTGCTTGGTGATTGCCGCTTTGCTGGGCTTGTTGTACATCTTCCTGCACTGCGTCGAGTAGAACTGGAACGGGACCCACGATTTGCCGTAGTCCATAGACTTGTAGATGGCCATGGATTCGGGTCTGGGCGAGCAAAACTGCAGACTCACGTAGGTGACCTCGAATTTTTTGCCCAGGGACAGAGTCAAGGTGACATTCTGCGGGTACTGGAGGTAATTTTCGGACTGCCAGCAGGTGAGGTTGTGCGGGTTGTTCAGATCTGTCAGGTAGGCTGGCGGGTGAGTCTTTTTGGGGTCTCCGGCGTCGCAGATGTGACAGTTCCTGGACTTCTCCTCTGCTTTCTGCGTCACCACGCAGTACCGCGCCGGCGGCTTACCACAGGTGCTGGAGACCCGCACCTCCTTGCCGAACGCGGAGTTGACAAAGTCAGGGATGCATCTTCTTGGGTTGCCGTTCTCATCGTAACACGGGTCCGGCGGGGACGTCTGAGCAGCAAACATGCTCATCCCATAaccaccagtaacgtcttccACCAACAAGGACAGAGCCACAACAGTGACCAAAGCCCCCCAAAGCATTGTAATCCTTGGGCGTGTGCGTCTTTGCGCTGAAATTAACAGCCGTTACCTATAGGGcggagagaaaaataaaacatgctttatACTTTTAAAAGATACTTTATAACAGCAGATACGTGTTATTAATAGGATCGTAGAATAAAGCAcatgctttgaaaataaaaagttaaaagtgACAATGGACTATAGAACGGTATAATAGAAATAAAAGCGGTGACACCGCCATACTTTGTGTAGTAAAGTATCGATCGTTTCCAGCACTGTTACCAAAGAGCATCACTGAAACAGAAATGAACCTTAGAACGGTCATGTAAACTTCTTAATGATAGCTTCCTCAAGCCTTTCCCACAGGACGCTCTTATcacataacttaaaaaaaacactggcacACACTTCAATTCAAATGCAAAATGAGTTAAACATTCTTACGAGGTATTGGAACTCCTCATAGGAAACTGTACCTCTGTACAACAGCCCAACACAGCAGAGGTGTCATTCAAACTAagttaagaaatatatatatatatatatatatatatatatatatatatatatatatatatatatctccctctctctctctctctctctctctctctctctctctctatatatatatatatatatatatatatatttttaaagcccGTGGTGGTATTTCTTTTTCTCGCTGGGATGGCACACGTtgaattacatttatatatatatatatataatactaaacacaaaaaatgtgttttgtttcaataaatcCAGATGTGCACAATCCCTAAATTGGTGTCTCCCAGCGCCTCGCTGCCTCTCTGGTGTGCCTGCTGCTCTCGGTGTCTCTCTATAGAAAGTGAAGGACGAGCCCAGCTTCCAGTGAGCTTGAGGTCATCTTGAGGAGTGACATTCTTAACACGCAGCAAGGAGCAAACAACGACATCCACTGGCTGTTCATCAATAGAGGAAGGGGGCAGGCATTCGATTCACACAAGCAACAGGTCTGTATATACTGGCACAGCTCAGCGAACAGCTTCTTCATCCAATGCAATGCATTTTACAGAAGGTGTAAGAAAGTTGTCTCAGTCCTCATTAACGAGAGTTGCTTATTTTACTTCATATTGCTTCATGCATTTTATATGCAGTTCATGGCGCAGATTTGTGTTCGCATGCTTAATAAGGAGGACAATATTtttcgaagaaaaaaaaaatcttccttaTAAATTTAATCCGTTTAAATTCGTTCGCCTCAAAAACGAGTCACTTTCACCAGCAAGAGAGCAGTTTAGTCAGATGCAGTGTTGATAAGATCAGATAgttaaaaagttttatttatttatttatttatttatttatttatttatttaacaataagTATAATCTGTGACAGAATTTCCTGTATTGGAATTAcagtttatacattttatttgtttataaactgCACGTAGTttatatt
Proteins encoded in this region:
- the LOC117424151 gene encoding netrin-1 → MLWGALVTVVALSLLVEDVTGGYGMSMFAAQTSPPDPCYDENGNPRRCIPDFVNSAFGKEVRVSSTCGKPPARYCVVTQKAEEKSRNCHICDAGDPKKTHPPAYLTDLNNPHNLTCWQSENYLQYPQNVTLTLSLGKKFEVTYVSLQFCSPRPESMAIYKSMDYGKSWVPFQFYSTQCRKMYNKPSKAAITKQNEQEAICTDSHTDMHPLSGGLIAFSTLDGRPSAHDFDNSPVLQDWVTATDIKVAFSRLHTFGDENEDDSELARDSYFYAVSDLQVGGRCKCSGHASRCVKDRDDDLVCECKHNTAGPECDRCKPFHYDRPWQRATAREANECVACNCNLHARRCRFNMELYKLSGRKSGGVCLNCRHNTAGRHCHYCKEGYYRDMSKPISHRKACKACDCHPVGAAGKTCNQTTGQCPCKDGVTGITCNRCAKGYQQSRSPIAPCIKIPVALPTTPASSTEEPADCDSYCKASKGKLKINMKKYCKKDYAVQVHILKADKAGEWWKFTVNIISVYKQGENRIRRGDQLLWVRSKDVACKCPKIKQGKKYLLLGNDEDSPDQSGVVADKGSLVIQWRDTWARRLRKFQQRDKKGKCKKA